The nucleotide sequence CTGATTGGATTGCCATCTACCAGAGGAAGGTGAGATGCCAGCCTCctgtttttggctggaccgcaacagcaggaccagccctataaacatgaatgactgactgactgactgatgaagttacaccattggttaCCTGAAGGCCACCGAAACTTGggacagccaagtatcccagaatgcattttgcgTCAACCAGCAGCAATGGTTGTTTTAATACTAGTTTTAATACTtgttcaggtgagaaagtaaccatggAGATTCCCAAtgtgtggtcagtttatccaaatgacgcctatttggaaattgttttttgagatgtgaggagccgctGGCCGGGTGAGACCAGCCCGGTCATCTCAGCCACTAGTAGCTCaactcctgagatgatcggcCGGTCAACGTCCGTTATCATCCCAGGGAGAATACGATCTGATcaactgatctgtgcagctctttggtaatttaaCGCTCACTCTAATGTCTCCGTAGCATTTTGATATGTGAgataattccttttggaagataaattgGTCTCACAGAttaaatctaacaattgtagctgccacattagtttgtctgaatgtaaagtgaaacttcatgagattatttttttttgtgaggaaaaaaaactgttaatggAGCTTTGAGtagagattattttgtcacagtacagtcaggtagttgtgtcgaagccgagctgctgctgttctaATTGCAGAATGACCGTCCTGTATCCTCCTGTTCTTGGAAGTTTGTACTCCCAAGTCGAACTTGACAAGTCCAAACTAGCAAGTACACAAGTCTGAACTTGGTACTGAGAAAGGCCCTATGTGCAATTGGCTTCAGTCAAAGCCCGGCGCACTTCTTGGGGGCTTCGTCAACATGTGTCACTACTTCCTGTATCCATCCAAGGAACCTTCTTATAGCTTCCTTGTATCTGttgtttaaaattaaaactctctagcatttcatacacaTATACTAATCTTATTAGCAGCGCTGTGACAGTGTAAAAAACaaggacaagaagaagaactaaATCTTTTATTTGATATGACAATATGAATGAATACAGAACTCTACTTTTTGGTGCACATAAATTcaggtttatttgtataaccCTTAATTACAGTCATAGTTTTCAAAGAGTTTCACAAAGTTTACAGTAAAAGGGAACACATGACAATGAATCCTCAGGAAAAGCTGTGAGGAAAGTACTGCACAGTGAGggaccccccccccaccatgACTTTACTGTGTACAACTGAAAACTaacataaatttgtttttaatcatctgTTTATCTCCTGGAACTTATTCTAATGTCATCCAGTAATTTATGGTGCATGCTGTGGCTTTGGTGCTCTATACCATTGTGACTGATGTTGATAATTTGATTGTCCTGTGTGTTCCAGGTGGAAGCTCCCTTTATTCCTAAGTGCAAAGGCCCCGGTGACACAAGCAACTTTGACGACTACGAGGAAGAGGAAATCAGAGTCTCCTTCACAGAGAAGTGTGCAAAGGAGTTTGCTGAGTTCTAGATTCCAACCATGAGTAGTGGCGAGACAGGGGATTTTGAAAGTAAAAGGGGGTCTGAAGAAAGGAAGCACTAGGGTGGACTGCTAACTTGCTTATTTGTAATGACGACAACATTGTAAAATCCCCCCAATGGAAAGGTAGGCAAAGTGAAGAAAGATCCAACAGAACCAGCAGTGTTGCcttttctgattgtttctcAACTGTTAcctattcattttatttatcccACTTGTGTTTGTGGCAGGGGCTTGAGGAGAACAGGCATAGGTGGTGGCTGTTCAGCTAGACTTGTATCTTTCTGATGTTGTAATAACAAGTTTTCAGTCTTTGCAGGTTGAGGCATTGATTTTTCTGTTAAGGTACTGAATCTGCTAGGCTCCTTTTTGAACGGCTACTCTCTACAAGCTTCTCAAAGAGTGATAGTTGTATCTTGTCACCCTggtccccccccctccaccccttcCCCCCCCGTTCCATCTCTCCATCCCGAATCTGTCCAAGCAATACCAAGTCCAACAGATGTGCCTATCATAATGCCAACTGGTTGGAAAACTGTGTCGAAAGCATTGGTGCAGAGCTTTGGCTATGGTGGCATCGGCCCTTGTGCCCGTTTTTGGTTGAAAGCTTGAAACTCTCTGCACCTGCCTTTGTCTGCTCAATGTGGCATATTATTGGGTAGATGATGCACTTACTGCTTGCAGTTGAAGCAGTGGTGACCTCTTTGATCAGAGTGAAAATGATTTATGACAGTCAACGTCATCTAGGTCTTACTCGTTTTGGGGACCTGTGAGAAATGGTAAACATGAGGTCTGCATTTaagtctgtctttctcttagCTGAATTTATTagagcattttaaaaaaaatcctattgGTGAtcattttgtcctttttatGTCAAtctctgtgcttgtgtgttatTTAGTGCTCAAGGGTGGGTTAAAAAGCTGTGATTTAGCAGCAACTAACATTGTGGTCACActcctgactattgtttatttaattcataGTACATTTCTACATGTATATTGAGAGATATATATGATAGAGAACACAAAATATCCATCTTTTTCAACATTGTCTCATAGCTGTGAAACTGAATTAAGatttcataaataaacaaatataaattcTGCCAAAATTTGCAAACTGAGAACATTGCAACGTTTCCTGTATGTAATTATGATGGTGGTGGATTTTAATACGCAAAAAAGTAGCAAAACGTTTCAacaaaatgtgcatgttatttTTGTACAATATCACTTTTAAAGAAAGATGGCAGAGGTACCTGAGATCATGGATAACAAGCTTAACTATTAAAATGGACTCTCGGCTGCTCTATTTTGAAGATGGAACAAGACCCAGTTAAATGTGTCAGAAAGTTCTTCTGGGCTTTGTTCATTGTTCTGTTGTACAGCAACAGTTCGCTGATAAATGTCACTGAACTTGTGCTTCTCAccttaattgtttttttttttttcctccttccccTTTCTCTTGTATATACCCTTACATGTAACACCTTCAGACAGATTTACAGTCCAACCAGATTTTTAGGACTGTTGAGATTGGGGTGTTTTTGTTTCCGTTTTCCAGCTTTCAAtgtaacaaattaaacaaaggAAGCTATCCTAAAGCTCTCCCCTTTTTGCCAagtttatttctgtgtatgCAAGACAATCGCAGACCAAATCTTATCGCTGGTTTGTTGACTGaacacattgttttggtttcatgaaGGATGTACGCTTtttcgccccccccccccccccccacccccgcccCCGCTCCATAGGCCCTAGGTGCTAGACTTTGTCCATCTCACTGAAATGCTTCTGTGAATTGTTTGATGTGCATCAATCTATTTGTCATAAAGTCTTGTAACATGACATTTTTGAGAATGTTTTCGACTCTAAATGATTTCGGTAGGCTTGAGTAATTATTTTTGGCAGTCTCTTAATGTAAATGAGATCAAACGCAGGATACCTTTTTGAATGTCTTGAATTGTCTGATGGAGATGTTTCATTGCTGTTTGGAAAcatgatgtgtattttttattatacatGTTTCTCTGGTGAGCTCGGTTTTTCTTGCATGTGGTAAAGCAACCCAACGGCAAGACATCTCCTGGACCTGAGACATGTTTAAGAAACCATTGTTTCCACACCCCGACAGTCTCTGCTGTTTAaccttttttgattttgttagAGCATCACATTAAACAATGCAGTGGATCACCAACCAACTTAGCGAAGCACACGGCACACCGTTTTCAAATCTCCTATTTAACTGATTTGTGCTAATTCTTTGAAACTTTTAAGACAACACTGTAATGCTTTTGACGAGAGCACATGTAATATCTTTGGTCTTTATGTTCTGACAAATGACTAAATCAGAGTTGGTGGGTAGACGGCAATGCCACCTGATCCACTTCAGACACTGAGGCCATTACaatgctttatttttgtttcccaTACACAACGTCTTGTCATTTGTCTTTAATTCTTTTCTATCAGCACTATCAACTGCTCTCTGCTCATTTGAGTTTTTCTCCTGTGTTTGCCTTctattttcatcaagtttccaCATTCAGACATAACACTTTTTACATCTGAGATGTTTTGCGTTCATTTTTCTAattgtattttcaaaaaaaaggaaaaaaaaaaagaaaaaacaacattaatctTTTCCTCATGACCTGGGTACAGTGATTGTGTAGTCTATTGTACCTTTTGGGAAACAATACTGTATATCCTTGCCTTTGACAGTCTTAACTATCTTACCCTCTGGAGAACTTGACAGATACCCTTAGAACACAATgagtatgttaaaaaaaatatacataaagtaatattttgcaaaatgtatCATTCCAATAAAGTTTTACTTGTTAAGACTAATATGTCTGGGGTTATATGTAAGCTCTCACTTCACCTTGCACAATGTTACACCttgtcacattaaaaaaaaataatagagTTTTTATGTAACATGCAAATCTCAAGAAGATATTTTGCAGTTTCAGGCTATCTCAAGGCTGGATCAGAGGAACATGTTGGTAGGTGACGAAGGAAGATGTATTTTTCACTGTCCTTTCGGTTATTGTGAGCGAGTTAAGAGGCTGGCAGGCGCAACTGAATAATGCAGGTTTGTGTTCATTCTGTCACAGCACGGGATCAATTACCAGCCAGCTTTCAGCACCCTTACTAAACTTATCCACCACCCCTCGGTACACTCCTTTTTGGGATTGCATCAATTATAATGTGAAGGACCCTTTGAGCCTTGCAGATGGTTGGGAAGCAATTAAGACAAAGTTAAAGACCTTACAAATCAGTCAAAGATAGTAATATTAGACACTGAACAGACTATAAATGAGTACATCAGTGCGAGAAATAGATGtgaaaaaattatattataaaaatggATCCAAACAAAGGCTTTAAAGGCCTCCTTAGTCACTTTTGTAATACATATTACAGCTAtggttatcataactgataatAGAGATAAACAGTTTTCTGCATCAGAAAATGATTAAGCACAGTACAGCTGCTTAATGTTATTGCACAAGTACCCTTTTGTTAACAATACTATCAAAGACTGATTTCAATGGAAAATCGAATTTaggatttaaaatacagtttgtaaAAGGGTGATTCTGTTTTCAATTCGGGATTGTAATAGAGTTttaatttattgcttttttattgGATTCAATAATTCTGTACAATAGTTTTACATTAATGTAGTCATTTTTctattgtttcattttcctaTTGTCCACTTTAACATCAGTTAATTAATTGTTAGGCTATATAGTTTCATTTAGTGATTACAATATCTGTAATCTGATATTTTCCTGGCTGTTCTTATATCATTCTGAGGGTGTTGAACCCAAAATGCTCGGTAAAACGtttgaagattctcagtcatccagatCATCTTCAGACATTTATCGATAGGGGCAGAAAATGGAGCCCAAAATTCCCAGCTACGCCCCTGCTTCTTCAACGTGCTCGTGTGAGGCTGGTTGGCTTAACTACAGAAAACGGAGTACATGTGATCTAGCTTCAGTTAATCTATGGCTGAACCTGACTAGTTATTAGTCCTTTACATTCAgcctttctcctttccacatTTCACACCTAGCACCAGGGCGCACATGGGAGCCGAGTGCACGCGCGCTCGTTCTCGCCCCAGGACTGCAAATTCCACCTTAAAAACCCCTTCTCGAGTGAAACTTTTGGCTTGAACTCAGTCGGTCCACCTTAAGCGCACACGCAAACGCAGGCAGGCGTACAGCGAGGTTTCCGCTTCTCAGTTGGGCTCGGACCGCGGCTCACGAAAAAACACCGTTTGTAACGCACAAGGTTGACGCACTAAAGGTAAGAAAAAAGCAAGCAAAGCAACCgagcagtaaaagaaaaaaaagatgtctgaATCCAAGTACCGCGAGTGGATACTAGACACTATCGACTCGCTGCGGTCGCGAAAAGCCCGACCGGACTTGGAGAGGATTTGCCGAATGGTCCGGAGACGACACGGGTCCGAGCCCGACCGAACCTGCGCAGAACTGGAGAAACTGATCCAGGAACAAACCGTGCTGAAAGTTAACTACAAGGGCTCCATTTCGTACCGAAACGCCGCCAAGGTTCAGCGGaggagcagaaaaaaagacGATGTAACGTTAACGACGGCCGGGAGAAGGAACGCGGTGGAAGAAGCCAGTCACTCTGACTTGAGCAACGGGGACAGCGCGGTCGGTCCGGCTGACCAGGACGAGGAGGATTTGGAGGTATGTGACGGTTGATGCGAGGGGGGCACGTTTAACCGGCTCACGTCTCATTGTCACATCACACCACATTAAcaggtggagagaaaaaaaacaaggtagGGGCTAACTGTGTGCGGTTTGCCAAAAAAATAACGTCTTTTTTGTTTCTACACGGGGGAGTGGTGAGGGGAGTGATTTGCAAGTGCACCCAAAACTGCCGCAGACGGGGAGCGGCGGGTTGGTTGGACCCCGCACGAGCGCTACCGaggtggagaagaagaaaaaaaaaacagaaggtgCGCGTGAAGTCAAAGTATGGCTTTTTTGTTGCGCTGAGCCGGTTGAAAGGCACTTTAAACGGACGGTGCGCACGAGCAAACCGGACACGGGAAAAGTTGCACCGTCCTGCCCGTCTTGCAACAACCAGAGCCACCATTATCAGCAGCAGAAAGCGCTTTTCAAGCCTCAAACTCGGCGTTGAGcgaaggggagggagggagagggagagggagaggggggcaAGAGATGCGTACACACAGGCCGGAAGctgaacacattttctttcacaATATTATCATTAAAGCATGCGCTTGACAGTGAGGGTTTTTATTTAGCGATCCAGAAGCGGAAATGTACGTTTGTATGCTCGCTGACTTGTCGATGTGGGAGTGGatgaagggaggaaaaaaaaagtctcaaacaCCGCGGATGTACGAGCCTGATGGGGGACGCTGGGACATTGTAGGGTTGTTGATTGTTTATTACGTGGGGAGCCAAAGGCGgccaaataaacacatcatatGTCACCGTAACACATATTCTGTCTGCCTCTGACGAGATCTCACCCCCCTTTTCCCCGTCTGGACTTAAAAAATGTGCCCATCACTATGTTTCGTCCCGTTAAACCGCAACCAAATCGATGATTATCGGTGCTAAAGTACTTCTAAAGGAGATATGTTCAGTTCACGTGTGCAAACTGCGTCTGTTTTTCGAGCGATGGACGATTGCCGACGCAGTGCATAAAGTCGAACCCCTAGATCCATTGTCGGACACGCTGCCAAGCCCGGTCACGTCTAACGCTTGGTGTCGGCTGCTATGGCCTCTCACGTCCCGTGCAGCATGACATCACTTCTATGTGACTGTCAACTATTTTTTGACAGTATTTTAAGATGAACCATAGTACTGCAAAGTAATTAAATATCAAGGAACCGGTAACACTGAGACCTGAATGTAAACGACCGCAAGCTTGGCGGATGCGCCTGTCCGATTTGGGTTAAGCTGAGATCAAACTGACTTTGTTCTCTGAAAGGCGTGTGTCGCTACAAAAACAAACGCGTTTGATTACTTTGCGCTGAATGCTTTTTGGGGCTTGTTATCCAGGTTTTACCTGAATACGATCGGGTCAAATGTAGACAGTGACGTGTCCGATAACGGACTCATTTGCGTTACTCTTTCTGCTCCGTCGCTTTTACTGTAATTCGTTGACTGTGTTCTTGTGCAGAGTCAAAGTAGACTGAGACTGGTGCTCGCTCGCATCGGAGTGTGCAGCCGTCGATATAAAGTCGGTTTCATCTGTGCTTGCTGCGGCTCGGCCCCGGGAAGCGCACCGTTAAAGACCACAGACACAATGGCGAGGTCCTTACCGCGGCTCCCCAACTCCATGCGCACTTTGGAGGaaatttgagaaaaacaaaaaaaaacgccTCCCATCGGCCCTTTCTACGCTCTCGTGTGTTAAAATTATCAATCAAGAAGGCCTCTAAAGACAGGGACGCACCGAGCACATcggctgttttttatttttttatgagctGAGATGAAAATGATGCTGGATTGAGATCCTCGGGGGCATGATGTTTTTTGTGACGGTGTCTCGGTGAAAGTTATGTGAAATGCAGTGGTGCGATGGGTGAATGCCATTCAAGCGGCTTTTTTACAGGAGCGGGGCGGGCTTACAGTGCGCTCTTGTGCTCGACTGCTGGGTCTTGGACACGCAGTCGCACAcaaggtaattttttttttttttttttttactcagggGCGCCGTCGACGAAACCCCACAACGAAAGGAATGAGTGCTCATGTTAAAACTAGTTACATCCATTCAGACAACATTGTATTCCCGTGTTTAACTGCGTGGAAACGCGTTTGTGGTGGAGGGGCTCTCGGTCTGTCTGCGGAGTGAACACTGCACCGCGGAAAAGGGGGACTGAGGCATTCAAAGGCAATAATTTACCACCACAGCGGTCAAATTGCGACATCTGTATGAACATGTTTCCATGTGACACGCTCAGCCTACAATTAGTAGTCAGTCATGACAACAATTCCCTGTAACCTTTGCGGGATTGTCAGCTTTTtaagttgttgtcaaataatgAACTTAATTGTTGATAGTGGCTTTTCTTCCACTGAAATAAACGTGTTTCTTATCCTCTCAAGCTTATTGTCCTTACTGATACAAGCACAGATTAGGACATACTTGATGTATGTATAATTCTGCACCCACCCCACCTTTTTGTTTGGTtgctttttttcaaataatacATCATGTAATGATTGTAAAAGAGCCTCTTATAAAATATAATGGGATGGGGATTTTATGCTCTGGTTTTGCAGGCAGACACCTCTATGGCTATGGACACAGACAGTAATGCAGATGAGGAGGGGGCCGATGAGAGCCGGGATGGGCAGGACGGACCCTCTCCTGTGCGCACGTATGAAGATGCCGCCGTGCACTGTGCCTCTGAGCGAGCTGTCTCTGCTCCCTGCTCTCCCTCTGGCACCCGGCCTGGCCCTGGCCCTGGCCCTGGCGGCGTCCCTAGCTCGGGTCTGGACTGTGCCTCTCTCCAAAGGGCTGGTGCAAGGCCCAGCTCCTTGCCCCCCTCCAGCCCCAGGGCCCTCGCACACAATGACTGGGCTTATAGTTCTGCTGTCTGCCCAGTGGAGCGCCAGCACCCAGGAATGCAGAGAGACAAAGGTATCCACACTGCTAGAGACAGTCTAATATGCACGCCCGATATAATGGAGCACTCTAATATTGTTTCATGTGGAAGCTTCGTGCTTAGGTTTTGCACTGGATATGAAATGGAGATACAAGCCTTTAACCATCTAGATGATTAACTGCTGGGTGACATTGTTGTTGACAGTAGAAATGCCGTGGTTAATGTCAGCCAGAGACAGAGTTGCAGgagaaataatacatttccaCGGTATAGCGATGCTGCTTCTGCAGTTAGAAGTGTAGGCATCCTTTGGCTTGTTTGTACCAGTTATTCAGGTTTAATAAACAGACATAAAAGAACATTCAGCTGCTTTAGTTTTTGATTAGCATTAGAATTTGCCATGAATAAAGTCAGGTGTGGACAATATGGATTATATCAGTGTATTATGTAAATGGTCTCCTCTCATGTGTGTTAGCAGCAGTCATGAAGCCAGCAGTCCACTCTGTAACTATCAGCCCATGTGCTTTAAAGAACAACGTGAAGAAGGAGGATGAAGGCAAGGCGGAGGATAGTGGCCTTTTGCCTGACCAGTTGGTACCAGACTATGCAGCACGACTGGTAATTGGCCCATGTTCCTTTTGTGACAAATAATACCACCTGTATTTCTGCCGCTTCTTTGATCTTTCTGCTTTCTACGtgacattttcatgtttgacttgttttgttttgttttgtttggccaACAGGAGGAGAGCAGGAATGTATCGGATGGGAGATCACAGACACTGTCTTTGCTATCTGACAACTGTGAGTTACatagtttcttgttttttaagaagctgctgtgtgaccTGCATCTGTTCATTCTCATTCTGGGAAATGGCTCCCAATAAAACACACGCAATGTTAAAGGAATTAACTAATGACAGCTTGTATTTCAAAGACTATTATTTGGCCTTCTCTTGTTCTTGCCTGGAGGCTTGCTGAAGATTTTTTGAATGCTTGACAAGCTTGTCCTGCGACCTTTCAACCAGGTAGCACTAGGGATTTAACGGTTCATGTGTTTGTCCCGCATTGTCGGTACATGATGTTCGGTTTGATATGTGATTTTCCTCAGTTTAGTATGCTCCCTGACCTAAACAATTAcagtcaaaatagtttaataatcctcTTACTCACACATGCGAAACAATAATTCTAGTGCTTGATATATGCTAGCCGGCTTAGCCAAGTTACCTTGGTTACCCGTGCTCATGTAGCGTCTctgctgtcattattattaaaatacgCACTCTCTGTAGTGAAACTATATCGCGTCTCCCcgtccccctcctctctctgtgacGGTCGACTTTTCACTCCGCCTTTGAGTAAACAAATTTGATTTCTGACGTGGTCACACAGCACGTCGTAAGAACCGGTTCTCAGTGACCATAAATCaccataaaacagctgtcagcaggtgttcTGACTCCTTGCGGGAAACAGAagggttgttttcctttttcactgcagcacAATTAAACTGTCTCAGTAATAGTTTTGTCCAATGAGcagttgttggatgtttacattttccaaaatgaaGGACCAAAGGAatcattttcttcctttctttttcctgctttaccGAAAGTATACCGAACCGTGACCCTAAAAACgagctgtggattttgtgtgCTGTTACACCCCTACGTAGCACTCATTTTGGTTGTTGGAAGTTGTTGCTGATAATATGCTGCCCTTTTGCAATGCTGCACTATTGACAGCAGTGGCTTGTAAATGTGGGAATCTGGAGACTTGATACAGTTTGATCTAGTTTTGACCTTGATGCGTTATGATTTTCATTCGAGGAAAATCTCTACACGAccacattataaatataaaactgcaGAGGGTTTCTAAAAGCTGCTTTTAAGTGCTGCTTGGttgatactgtatgtactatATGTTTACACTTACAGATGGTTCTTAATAATTCAGTAATCATcttcttcatattttatgttatgtcTGTATTTGCATATATGCCAGGCAACATGaacatttcagatgtttgtatggatttaataataataataataataataataataataataatgataataaactttgtttgtatagcatctttcatacaGGAAATGaagctcaaagtgcttcacaacaaagaaattacatgcaccaagtgcttcatgtgaaaaaagacataaaaggaacataaaaacattaatggaACATAAAATGGAACATAAAACCCACTtggtaataataaaaataagataaaaaataaagtgaaaatagaatgcataaaatcaagtaaaatacaacattttgaaAGAAGCATAAGTGGTAAGCAAGGTGCACAAAATAATTTCAGGCCTGTATCAAGAAAGTCATAGCTAGTTAAAGGCTAAAGTGAAGACATAAGTTTTCAGCTTTCTTTTAAAGGTATTTGGCGAGCTGGTTTCCCTGATATCTATCGGTAGTGTGTTCCATAGCTTTGGGGCGTAATTGACAAAGGCTGCATCCCCGATTTTCTTTCAGTGCTTGCTGGGAACCTCCagtaaaccagcagcagatgatcgCAGAAGGCATATAGTTAACAAGGGAGTTAGCAGTGTAGCTTGGTCCTAGCCAATTAAGGGCTTTTGTATATAAGGATGAGgaccttaaaatcaattctaaatgttacaggaagccagtgcagagcaGGTAAAACTAGACTAGTGTGCTCTCTCCTCTTGGTTCTGGTTAATAGCCAagctgcagagttttgaatGAGCCGAAgtctctcagtgtttttttggggggtttttgtCGGGAGGCCAGTAAAAAGTGCGTTACAATAATCAAGTCGGCTTGACATGAAGGCATGAATCAGTTTTTCAGCATCTCTTTGATTTATGAATGGTCGAACTTTTGCTATATTTTGGAGGTGGAAAATTAGGTTTTCATCACCTTGTTAATGTGTGACCTGAAGTTTAGATCTGA is from Thunnus maccoyii chromosome 18, fThuMac1.1, whole genome shotgun sequence and encodes:
- the samd1a gene encoding sterile alpha motif domain containing 1a isoform X2, whose protein sequence is MSESKYREWILDTIDSLRSRKARPDLERICRMVRRRHGSEPDRTCAELEKLIQEQTVLKVNYKGSISYRNAAKVQRRSRKKDDVTLTTAGRRNAVEEASHSDLSNGDSAVGPADQDEEDLEADTSMAMDTDSNADEEGADESRDGQDGPSPVRTYEDAAVHCASERAVSAPCSPSGTRPGPGPGPGGVPSSGLDCASLQRAGARPSSLPPSSPRALAHNDWAYSSAVCPVERQHPGMQRDKAVMKPAVHSVTISPCALKNNVKKEDEGKAEDSGLLPDQLVPDYAARLEESRNVSDGRSQTLSLLSDNCTFKKKIDISSFTAAEDSLLNGGKSDDISVKKEKMSQNLLQWTVADVASYFSAAGFPEQAVAFRTQEIDGKSLLLMQRSDVLTGLSIRLGPALKIYERHVKVLQRTHFLEYEDL
- the samd1a gene encoding sterile alpha motif domain containing 1a isoform X1; its protein translation is MSESKYREWILDTIDSLRSRKARPDLERICRMVRRRHGSEPDRTCAELEKLIQEQTVLKVNYKGSISYRNAAKVQRRSRKKDDVTLTTAGRRNAVEEASHSDLSNGDSAVGPADQDEEDLEADTSMAMDTDSNADEEGADESRDGQDGPSPVRTYEDAAVHCASERAVSAPCSPSGTRPGPGPGPGGVPSSGLDCASLQRAGARPSSLPPSSPRALAHNDWAYSSAVCPVERQHPGMQRDKAAVMKPAVHSVTISPCALKNNVKKEDEGKAEDSGLLPDQLVPDYAARLEESRNVSDGRSQTLSLLSDNCTFKKKIDISSFTAAEDSLLNGGKSDDISVKKEKMSQNLLQWTVADVASYFSAAGFPEQAVAFRTQEIDGKSLLLMQRSDVLTGLSIRLGPALKIYERHVKVLQRTHFLEYEDL